A stretch of Strix aluco isolate bStrAlu1 chromosome 16, bStrAlu1.hap1, whole genome shotgun sequence DNA encodes these proteins:
- the DKK3 gene encoding dickkopf-related protein 3, with protein sequence MRRGAGPGRRWPLLAALLAALCCAAAGGGGRRRAASLGEMLREVEALMEDTQHKLRNAVQEMEAEEEGAKKLSEVNFENLPPNYHNESNTETRIGNKTVQTHQEIDKVTDNKTGSTVFSETVITSIKDGENKRNHECIIDEDCETGKYCQFSTFEYKCQLCKTQRTHCSRDVECCGDQLCVWGECRKSTSKGENGTICENQHDCNPGMCCAFQKELLFPVCTPLPEEGEPCHDPSNQLLNLITWELEPDGVLERCPCASGLICQPQSHSTTSVCELSANETRNNEKEDPLIMDEMPFLSLIPRDILSDYEESSVIQEVRKELESLEDEAGLKPEPDSAQELFLGDEI encoded by the exons atgcggcggggagcggggccggggcggcgatGGCCGCTGCTGGCGGCCCTGCTGGCGGCCCTGTGCtgcgccgcggcggggggcggcgggcggcggcgggcggccagCCTGGGCGAGATGCTGCGGGAGGTGGAGGCGCTGATGGAGGACACGCAGCACAAGCTGCGCAACGCCGTGCAAGAG ATGGAAGCTGAAGAGGAAGGGGCAAAAAAACTGTCAGAAGTAAACTTTGAAAACTTACCTCCCAACTACCATAATGAGTCCAACACGGAAACCAGAATTGGTAATAAAACTGTTCAGACTCATCAAGAAATTGATAAG GTTACAGATAACAAAACTGGATCGACAGTTTTTTCTGAGACAGTTATTACATCTAtaaaagatggagaaaacaaaagaaatcat GAGTGTATCATTGATGAAGACTGTGAAACAGGGAAATATTGCCAGTTCTCCACCTTTGAATACAAGTGTCAGCTCTGTAAAACCCAGCGTACA CACTGCTCACGGGATGTTGAATGCTGTGGAGACCAGCTTTGCGTTTGGGGTGAGTGCAGGAAATCCACTTCAAAAGGAGAGAACGGCACCATTTGTGAGAATCAACATGACTGCAACCCTGGAATGTGCTGTGCTTTTCAGAAAG AACTGCTGTTTCCTGTGTGCACTCCATTACCTGAGGAAGGTGAACCCTGCCATGATCCTTCAAACCAACTTCTCAACCTGATCACCTGGGAACTGGAACCCGATGGAGTACTTGAGCGATGCCCCTGTGCAAGTGGCTTGATCTGCCAACCTCAGAG CCACAGCACTACATCTGTATGTGAACTGTCTGCCAATGAGACCAGGAATAACGAAAAAGAAGATCCCTTAATCATGGATGAGATGCCATTTCTCAGCTTGATACCCAGAGATATTCTTTCCGATTATGAAGAGAGCAGTGTCATTCAGGAAGTGCGTAAAGAATTAGAAAGTCTGGAGGACGAAGCAGGTTTGAAGCCTGAGCCTGACTCAGCTCAGGAGCTGTTTTTGGGAGATGAAATTTAA